In Chlorogloeopsis sp. ULAP01, the genomic window ATCATCTGCGCCATCATGAGATATCCCTAGAAAAGGGCGATTCAAACTGTCTTTATTTCCAATGCTCAGAAGCCTACCATAACTACCACCGTCTATATTGATGCCTGCTTGTAAGCGGCGATCGCGCCACATCGCCTCAATTGCCGTATCTCCACCTAAAGAATGTCCAAAAATACCGACTCGACTTAAATCTAAACGTTGTGTAAAAAGTCTTTGCGGATCTTTGACATTGAGGCGGTTTAATTCATTCAGCACAAAAATAATATCCTTTGCCCTGATTGCAACTGCCTGATTAAAAGTTCTTTGTTCGGTTTGTTTATTAGCAGATGAAAAATTAAACACGGAAGATTGAGTAATCACCTGCCCATCTGGAAACAAAACTGGTACTTCATAGGTGGGATTGACTGCAACAACGATATAACCGTAACTAGCAAGCTGCTCAAGCTGTGTTGTGTATAACTTAGGCGTTGCTCCAAAACCAGGTGAGAAAATTACAACTGGATATCGTTTTGATGCATTGGCAAGCTCTGCTTTTGGAACAGCATTTGTTTGAATAGTGCGAGTGACTAACTCAACAAATTGTTCTGGCGACACACCAAAATTTGCTCCCATACCATCAGCAGTCGCGAGAGCAAAGCCTTCATCAATATAGGGAATTGTTTTAGCTGCTGGTTTACTTTTAGCAGGATACCAAATATAGACAATCAACTCTCGACGATCCGTGGCTCGTGGAGTTGTAACTGGCTTTTGTGTCCGTAAGTTGTAAATCTCTGAACTATAGGTTTCTTTGCGAGAGGAATCAACCAAATAGTAAGTAGTTGCACCTACTGAATAAGTACCACTGGGAGCGGGCAATCGGAAACTTGAAGCTTGTTCTGTAGGTTTTGTTAGAATTGGCGATCGCTGGGCTGAGAATGTTTCAACTTTTGCCAACAGAGGATTAGCTCCCGCAATAGCGATCGCACCAAGGATGATAACGGCTCCACAAAAAGTCTTCATCTGGTGGTTTTAGATTTTAGGGCTTGTGACTGTACAATCCAGTCTTTGTTCCGACTGTAATGCGATCGCATCCCACCAAAAAATTTCCAACCACACTTCAATATTTTAGGACTTACGCAAAATCTCTCTCAAATCCTCTTGACTCCGTGCCTGGAGCAGTTTATTATTCCATAACTCGCGCGTAAGTTCTGATTTTTATGCTTCCTTGGTAACAGTTTCTTGTTGTAACAAAGGCAATGGCAATCCCACTGCTTCTATTAACTCCTTGGGTGGAGCCTCTCTTTGGGGACTTTTCAAATATTGCCCATCGTTAATTGGAGGTACTACCTTCATTTGGTGATAAATACTGTGGTAACGGTGAGTTTGTTGACTTACCTGCCGCTCTTGGATACTTTCATTAGCAATTTTTTTACGCAGCTTAATTATTCCATCAATCACTGCCTCTGGTCTAGGTGGACATCCTGGTATATAGACATCGACAGGTATTAACTTATCTACACCACGAACAGCCGTGGGAGAATCAACACTAAACATCCCACCCGTAATTGTGCAAGCTCCCATTGCCATGACATACTTAGGTTCTGCCATTTGCTCGTAGATTCGCACCAAAGTAGGAGCATATTTCATCGTCACAGTACCTGCGGTAATAATTAAATCTGCTTGCCTGGGAGTAGTACGGGGAATCATCCCAAATCGCTCCATGTCGAAGCGAGAAGCATAAGCAGACATAAACTCAATAAAACAGCAAGCTGTGCCAAACATCAAAGGATACAAACTGGACATTTTCGCCCAGTTGTAGAGGTCATCTACAGTAGTTAAAATAATGTTTTCAGATAATTGTTGCGTTACTTGTGGACGTTCTATGGGATTGATGATTGTGTCAGTCATCGTTTGAGTCTCCAAAAGTTGGAAAAAGGCAGAAGGGAATTAGGACACGGAGACACGGGGAAAAGGAGTTGAGGAAGTGATAAGAGTAAATTCTTCCCCATCCTCCCCATCTTCCCTATCTCCCTCATCTGTTCCTTTCCCTTATCTCCCCATCTCCCCCTCTCCCACTCCTCTGCTGATAGCTCTAGTTTCTGACGTTTTTTGGAGACGTGCCAGTAAAGATAAAGGTTTTAAGGTGCTAACTTAAGTTGGATATTTCGCTTATGCAAGTAAGCCTAGCCGCTTGCCGTTATCGTGAGCTAAACGAATCAGATATTGGTGAGCAGGGCGATTAATGGTGTTAAGCTATAAGTTAACTTTTGTTACATACAAGCAACTAAAAGGTCTGCAATCTTTGGAAATACAGACAAAATCGAAATTAGCAGTGGTTAGGTTGTATAAAATTTAGGGCAAGTTCATACCTTGCCTTAAAACCAATAAAATTAATATCAACTTGGCGTTAGCCTTGTAAGCCAATGGAAGTGTACAAGCAAAGACGCAGACGTGGTGTTATTCTTAATCTCCAAGGATGGAATAAGCTGCAAACAGCTAGACATCAAGTAGAGATTGTAGAAAATGACGGAGCCAAATTAACTCTGGAAGAGTTGAGCTACCGTACTCAGCTTGCTCCCTTTACTGTCTCTAAAGTTTTAGCAAGGGAAGAGGGAGTTGATAAGCAAACCCTTGAATACTTCTTTAGAGCCTTTGGGTTGCAACTGACGAAAAGTGATTTTGTGAGAGCAGGAAATGAAGGAGACGCGGGGAATCAAGAAGACGCGGAGATAGGAAGTAGGGGAGAAATCCAAAATCATGCAGATTGGGGTGAGGCACCTGATGTCTCGATTTTTTTTGGACGTACGGAGGAGTTGAGTAAATTAGAGTATTGGGTAGTAAATGATCGCTGCCGACTGATCGCTTTGCTGGGGATGGGTGGCATAGGCAAGACTTCTTTAGCAGTAAAGTTAGCACAGCAACTTCAAAAGCAGTTTGAGTTTGTAGTCTGGCGAAGTCTCCGCAACAGCCCGCCACTGAGAGAATTGTTGAGTAATTTGCTTCAGTTTTTTGCCGACGGGCAACCTGTTAACTTATCAGAAAATTTAGGGGATATAGTACTTATCTCTCAATTTATGGCACACTTGCGATCGCATCGCACGCTTGTGGTATTAGACAATGCAGAATCGATTTTGGCAAGTGGCGATCGCACCGGGCATTATCAAGCTGGATATGAAGATTACGGACAACTGTTACAGCAAATTGGAGAGACGGCACATCAAAGCTGTGTGGTACTGACAAGTCGAGAAAAGCCTCAAGAAATCGTAGCCTTAGAAGGAGAAACACTACCAGTTCGTTCTTTGCAATTATCGGGTTTGAGCGCGATCGCTGCTCAAGAATTGGTGAGAACTAAAAGTTTCTTTTACAGCTGTGATTCTCGTTGCCAAGAGTTAATTCAACATTACGCAGGCAATCCCCTCGCTCTCAAAATCATAGCTACTACAATTCAAGAGTTATTTAATGGAGATATTGCAGAATTTCTCGCTCAAGACACTAAAGTTTTTGGTAGCATTTACGAACTCTTAACACAGCAGTTTAATCGACTTTCAGCAGTTGAAAAAGACTTAATTTACTGGCTGGCAATCAATCGAGAACCAGTAAATCTAATAGAATTGCGTGCCGATTTAGTTTTGCCCGTAACTTCCATGAACCTGCTGGAAGCTTTAGAATCTTTGGCAAGGCGAAGTTTAATCGAAAAAATCTCAGTTCCTCACTCCCCTATACAATTTACCCTGCAACCTGTAGTGATGGAGTATGTCATAGACAATTTTATTCAACAGGTGTGTGCAGAGATTGAACAGTGGGGAACAGACGAGAAATGCTTGTTCAACAGCTATGCTTTGATGAAAGCAACTGCTAAAGATTATATTAGGGCTGCCCAAACAAAACTTATTCTGCAACCAGTCATAGAGCAACTACTGATTTTAGTGCGGAGCAAACAAGCGATCGCTACTCTACTCGCTCAAATTACAAATCAATTACGAGAACAGACTTTCAAAACATGGCAGCAGGAGAATCAAAAACAAGAAAATAAACCAATCATTCCTACCTCCTCACTTTTGGGCGAACCTGGTTACGCAGCAGGTAATATTATTAACCTCTTGTCTTACCTCCAAATTGATTTAACTGGCTATGATTTTTCCTATTTGACAATTCGGCAAGCCTATCTTCAAGATACTTCTCTCAAGCAAGTTAACTTTGCCCATGCCAATATCTCTCAGTCGGTGTTTGCCAAAACCTTCTCAACAGCAATGGGTGCGGCATTTAGCCCCGATGGCAGAACAATGGCAACCACACACACCGATGGTTATATTCGCTTATGGGATGTTGTTAGCAGCCAACCGCTAATGACTTATCAGGGACATTTGGGCATTGTTTGGGGAGTTGTATTCAGCCCAGATGGTAGGATGCTTGCTACTGCAGGAGAAGACAGAAGCATTAAAATTTGGGATATCAAGACTGGACAGTGCTTAAAAACCCTTCTTGGTCACAGCGATGGAGTTCGTACTGTAATATATACCCTTGATGGTGACAAATTAATTAGCAGCAGTACAGATTCTACAATCCGAATTTGGGATACAAGTACGGGAGAATGCATCAAAGTCTTGCAAGGACATACTAGCGGAGTTTGGGCTGTAGCTTTGAGTCCTTTGCCCACGCCAGTTGCTACAACGGGGGAAACCCTCCGAAGTCGCCCCAACGGGGGAAACCCCCGCACGGCGCTTCTCTCCGCAACGCACTGGCTCCCCTTAATAAGGGGGGTTGGGGGGATCTTAGCCAGTGGCAGCGATGACAACACAATTAAGCTCTGGGATATTACTACTGGACGCTGTATCAAAACTTTGCAAGGGCATACTGATTGGATTAGATCTGTCGATTTTAGTACTCAAGGTATGCTTGCCAGTAGCAGCTTAGACGGTACTGTGAGAATTTGGGATGTAGAAAAAGGTATATGTGTTGACATCCTCAAAGGACACACAAATGGAGTGTATACAATTTGCTTTATCGGTGACGGCAATATTCTTGCTAGCTCCAGCTTAGATCGAACAGTACGGGTGTGGAATGTTGCTACAGGGGAATGTCTGAAAACTTTGCAAGGACATACTAATGCAGTTTATGTCAATGCCGTCAATCCCCAAGGAACATTACTCGTTACTGGTGGCGATGATTTTTCGCTCAGGCTATGGGATATAGCTAGCGGAGAATGTGTGCGAATGCTTAAAGGCAGGCAAAACTGGTTCTCTTCAGTGATTTTCAGTCCCGTTCGTCATGCAAATTTTGCATGGGTACTTGCCAGTGGTGGTGAAGACGGCATAGTGAGGTTATGGACACCAGATGGCAAATGTTACAGTTTAGGCAGTCACGCAGATTTTATCTTTGCAGTCAACTTTAGCCCTGATGGACGTATCTTAGCAAGTGGCAGTGCTGACCAAACAATCAGGCTATGGGATGTAGTAAATGGTCAGTGTATGAAGGTTTTGCATGGACACACAGGTATGGTAACAAGCGTAACTTTCAGTCCAGATAGTCGTATTCTGGCAAGCACTAGCTATGACCATACAATTAAATTGTGGGATGTAGCAAAAGGTCAACTTTTACATACCTTTGCAGAACACATCACCATGTCAACAGCCTTTAGCCCAGATGGTAAAAAATTGGCAGTAGGCAGTTTCGACAAAACAGTAAGGATATGGGACTTAGAGACAAAACAGTGCTGCCAAACCTTTGAAGGACACGATAGTTGGACTTGGTGGGTTGCCTTCAGCCCAGATGGTTTGCTTCTCGCCACAGCTAGTAGCGCCGATCGCACAATTAGACTGTGGGATGTCAACACAAGTGAGTGTATTCATATACTTAAAGGGCATCAAGAATGGATTTGGGCGCTCGCTTTTAGTCCAGGTGGTGCTACTCTTGCCAGTTGTAGCAGCGACGGCACAATCAAACTTTGGGATGTCAAGACAGGTTCGTGCATTGCTACTTTAACAGGACACGATACTTGGGTAATGTCTGTTGACTTTAGTCCTGAAGGTAACATCCTAGTTAGTGGTGATGGCAATGCTGTAATTAAATTATGGGATGTAGAAACGCAAGAGTGCATCCAAACATTGAGAGCAGAACGTCTTTACGAGGGAATGAATATTTACGGTGTTAGAGGTTTGACAGAGGCACAGAAATCAACTTTGTTCGCTTTAGGTGCGGTTGAGCAGAGATAATAAGTAAATTTAGGCTTTGTTGTGGTGTTCAGACCGTTTGCCAACTTGATAGGAGGATATTAACGTGACTGATGAACAACATTCTCTGCTAAAAGCAGCAGACATTAATTCAATGGATGCGTTTGAGTTTCATCATCCGCTCAATCCCAATTCAGAAATTTATTTACGGTTCCTTGGGCGTGCTGTCGGTCTTAAACGCATTGGTGTGACGATTGCTCGTGTACCTCCGGGTAAGGAATCTTTCATTTATCACGCTCATCAAAATGAAGAAGAATGGGTTTATATATTGTCAGGTCGAGGTATTGCGGAAATTGGAGATAGGTCATACGAAGTTGAACCAGGAGACTTCATGGGATTTGGGCTACCCCAACAACCCCATCATCTTCGTAATCCATTTAATGAAGACCTTATATACTTGATAGGTGGAGAAGCAGGACGCTTAGATGTTGGCGTTTTTCCTCGGCTTGGCAAACGGGTGATTAGGGATAGTGAGTCAGCTTACATATTTGATGAGTCAGCACTTCAACTTTTTTGGAGCAGTAAGCAATCTGCTGAGGATTGATGCTTACTGGAGTTTTGTAGTTTTGTAGGGTGTGTTGTCGCGTAGTGCAACGCACCATCCTAGATTTTCGGTGCGTTAGGACTGAAAGGGCTAGGTAGGGTAAGTAGGCAGATGGCAGAAGACAGTTGCTACTAAATTGCTTAAAGTCAGCGCCTGTCCAAATCCTGAAACGGTATGTTAGGAGGAAAGGGAGCAATGGGGAAACTAGGAGGAGCTACTTTGATCAGGCGAGAAACGGTGATGTCAATTAGCTTGTCTTCATCGGACTTACTATGTACTTCTGGGTTTTGTCCAGGAGTACACAAATCATTTGTGTTGGGTACAAATGCCCAGTTAGCAGGAGAACAATTCGTCCAAAAGTGTCTGATCATTTGAACCCGCGCCGTTGCCACAAATTCTCCTAGATTGTAATAGGTGATGGGGCCACTGGAAATCAAGTATTGAGCAGAAGTTGGCGAAGGAGGATCATCCGTGACTCCTGCGTGTGCGAATTCTTTTGTGACTTGCTGTGGATTAAATGAGTCACCAGAGTTAAATGTAACTTTGTTATTTGTATAAATAGGTCTTGACGAACCAGGATATAGGAGTGGCCACATCTTACCTGCGCCGACATGAGGGACATATTTTACTCTTTTCTCTTGACCTTGTTCATCGGTGACAAGTAGTTCATAGGATGCAGGTAAAAAGTATTGAGGGCTAATAAAAAAGTAGACCGAGTCCCCTGGATAAATAACTAGTGGGTTGGGAGGAGAGGAATTTCCATTGTAGGAAGCTCTAAGTGCTGGCTCGATTAACAGTCTATCTTCTCTTGGGATGATGTTTAAAGCTTCGTAAACATCAATATCCAAACACCTTTTATTTGAATCAGCAGGACAAGCGCTAGTTTTTTGAGCTACAGCTATTGAAGTTTTTGTATGTACCCAAGAATCCCAAGTCACAACTGCTGCTGTGATACTGGCAATGGAAATACAAGCAATAATTGCTGTTGTAATAAATGCAAGAAACTTTTTCACCAGTTTCGACTCCAAGTCAAAAATTAAATGTAATTTTTGCTTCGTATATCACCAAAGCAAAAATTTCCAATCCCTATTGTTTTTCTGGTTTAGTTCCCAACTTTACGCAATTATTCATAAAAATTTATTTTTAGGTAGTTAACTTTACATCTTCTGGGCAACGGTTTTTGCCTACAAGTGCAAGATTCAGATAACTTCCTTATTACACCCAATCTCTAGCTGTGAGACGGCACTCATTCAGAAGTGCATGGAGTTCCCCTACAACTTGAAACGGATTTCTTCCTCGCATTACAGAAGCGATCGCAGCTTCATAGGGATTTCTGCCCGTTCTCCTCACAGCAGCGATCGCAGCTTTGTTAGACAATCCTCTACCACTAACCAACCAAGCAGCTAGCACGTGTCCAGTTCGTCCGATGCCACCAGAGCAATGTACAACAACTTTCTCACCTTGCTTATCTGCTGCTGCTAAAAAGGGAAGTATTTTCTGGGTGAGTGTTTCTCGATCACATAAATGGAAATCTTCAATCGGTGTCCAGCAAACATGATTGCTCCCGAATTCCTGTTGATATCTGCCTAGAAGATCCGAGTAACGAGCTAGTTGCTGCTCACTCAAAAGACAGCAAACTCTCTTGATGCCAGAGCGCTTCATGAATTCAATCCAATCATGTACCTCCGTGCTGGAATATCCGGGTTTGGCAGCACCAAATACAATTGGCTCATTTTCCCAAGCAGCGGCAAATTTGTACATAGCAGTACGATTTGTAAATAAAAAAGCTCTCTTGCTATTTACTCAACTTGATTGATGAGGGCATTACCTTTACTAACCAAGCCATCATAGTATTTAATGCCAGTTTTGCCGAAATCAGATAATGTAGTAATGTAGATTATTATTGTACTACATCAGGGAGGAAGAATGATGACTGAATTACTAGCCGTCCGGGTTCCCTTCAAAAAATTAACCAAAACAAGGCGCAGAGATTTTCGTTCAGTTCTCTATTTACAGGAATGATGCTCGAATTTACAGACACTAGAGAAATTCATCTACAAAAGTGTCCGCCTCTGTGCGCCTTGTTCATAACAAGCAGCACACATCGAGGAAATATCAATGAATTTGGATTTTTTAGGCTGGAGTGACTTTTTTACTCACAGTTTTGCACCCTATAGTCAACAAGGTTTTAGTGTTGGTAGGGTTGCGATTGAATACAGAAAAACTTACATCGTTTATAGCGAGCAGGGCGAACTAACAGCAGAAGTTACAGGTAAATTGCGACATCAAGCTACTCAACCGCAAGACTTTCCCGCTGTTGGGGACTGGGCGATCGTGCAGGCGCGAGAGTCAGAAGGACGCGCTACCATTCACGGAATTTTGCCGAGAAAAAGCAAGTTTTCACGAAAAACCGTTGGTAGTAAAACCGAAGAACAAATTGTTGCAGCTAACATTGACACCGTGTTCTTGGTTTGTGGACTTGATGGCGATTTTAGCCCCAGAAGAATTGAACGCTATCTGATTCTGGCTTGGGAAAGTGGCGCAAATCCAGTCATAGTTTTAAATAAAGCCGACCTGTGCAACTCTTTAGAAGAGAGTGTCTCAGAAGTTGAAGCCGTTGCCCTGGGAGTACCAATTCTAGTATTGAGTGCCACCAATCATCAAGGGCTGGATGCCTTGCAATCATACCTGCAACCAGGACAAACAGTTGCTTTATTAGGATCTTCTGGTGTGGGTAAATCTACAATTACCAACCAACTCAAAGGTGCATCAGTGCAAGCTGTGCAACCAGTACGTCGAGGTGACGATCAAGGTAGACACACGACTACAAATCGAGAATTGATATTACTGCCGACAGGCGGCTTAATTATCGATACTCCAGGAATGCGAGAAATTCAAATTTGGGCAGGTGATGAAAGCTTGCAAGGAACCTTTGCAGACATTGAAAGCTTAGCCGCAGAATGCCGTTTTCGTAATTGCCAGCACAACCATGAACCCGGTTGTGCAGTGCAACAAGCATTACTTGAGGGAGAACTTGATTTTTCAAGATTTCTCAGCTACCAAAAATTGCAAAAAGAACTTAACTATCTTGTTCGCAAACAAGACAAACGGGCGCAATTAGCCGAGAAAGAACGCTGGAAGAAAATCAATAAAGCTATGCGAAACCATCACAAATATTGATGACGTTGCGATAAATAACTGATTTTCTTGTGGGGCGGGGATATCACCCGTCCTTCTTTGCCCAATAGCGATCGCTCTTCGAGAAAAAGCGATCGCCCTACACAAACTCATGAAGTTAATTAACTTACAACCGCAACCGACTTTTTACGGCTAGGACGTTTGCGATCGGATTTTTTCTTAAGTCCAACTGCCTGGGCTTGATCGCTGTCCGATCCATATTGCCCGCGCACGACTTCTTTCATCGCTAATATAGCATTGTGAAATTCCCATTCTGCTAATCGAGCGGCATCAGCAGCAGCACGGTATAAAGCTAATTTCTCGGTTTCGGCTTGTTGCTGAGTTAACATAGCCTGATAAGCTACCTGTAAATTTGCTTCAGAAGCATCAGCACGAGTTGTGTTGTAGGTGCTGATAGTTTGTAAACCGTGGAACGAGTCAATATCTTGATTAATAATTTG contains:
- the nuoB gene encoding NADH-quinone oxidoreductase subunit NuoB; translation: MTDTIINPIERPQVTQQLSENIILTTVDDLYNWAKMSSLYPLMFGTACCFIEFMSAYASRFDMERFGMIPRTTPRQADLIITAGTVTMKYAPTLVRIYEQMAEPKYVMAMGACTITGGMFSVDSPTAVRGVDKLIPVDVYIPGCPPRPEAVIDGIIKLRKKIANESIQERQVSQQTHRYHSIYHQMKVVPPINDGQYLKSPQREAPPKELIEAVGLPLPLLQQETVTKEA
- a CDS encoding NB-ARC domain-containing protein, translated to MEVYKQRRRRGVILNLQGWNKLQTARHQVEIVENDGAKLTLEELSYRTQLAPFTVSKVLAREEGVDKQTLEYFFRAFGLQLTKSDFVRAGNEGDAGNQEDAEIGSRGEIQNHADWGEAPDVSIFFGRTEELSKLEYWVVNDRCRLIALLGMGGIGKTSLAVKLAQQLQKQFEFVVWRSLRNSPPLRELLSNLLQFFADGQPVNLSENLGDIVLISQFMAHLRSHRTLVVLDNAESILASGDRTGHYQAGYEDYGQLLQQIGETAHQSCVVLTSREKPQEIVALEGETLPVRSLQLSGLSAIAAQELVRTKSFFYSCDSRCQELIQHYAGNPLALKIIATTIQELFNGDIAEFLAQDTKVFGSIYELLTQQFNRLSAVEKDLIYWLAINREPVNLIELRADLVLPVTSMNLLEALESLARRSLIEKISVPHSPIQFTLQPVVMEYVIDNFIQQVCAEIEQWGTDEKCLFNSYALMKATAKDYIRAAQTKLILQPVIEQLLILVRSKQAIATLLAQITNQLREQTFKTWQQENQKQENKPIIPTSSLLGEPGYAAGNIINLLSYLQIDLTGYDFSYLTIRQAYLQDTSLKQVNFAHANISQSVFAKTFSTAMGAAFSPDGRTMATTHTDGYIRLWDVVSSQPLMTYQGHLGIVWGVVFSPDGRMLATAGEDRSIKIWDIKTGQCLKTLLGHSDGVRTVIYTLDGDKLISSSTDSTIRIWDTSTGECIKVLQGHTSGVWAVALSPLPTPVATTGETLRSRPNGGNPRTALLSATHWLPLIRGVGGILASGSDDNTIKLWDITTGRCIKTLQGHTDWIRSVDFSTQGMLASSSLDGTVRIWDVEKGICVDILKGHTNGVYTICFIGDGNILASSSLDRTVRVWNVATGECLKTLQGHTNAVYVNAVNPQGTLLVTGGDDFSLRLWDIASGECVRMLKGRQNWFSSVIFSPVRHANFAWVLASGGEDGIVRLWTPDGKCYSLGSHADFIFAVNFSPDGRILASGSADQTIRLWDVVNGQCMKVLHGHTGMVTSVTFSPDSRILASTSYDHTIKLWDVAKGQLLHTFAEHITMSTAFSPDGKKLAVGSFDKTVRIWDLETKQCCQTFEGHDSWTWWVAFSPDGLLLATASSADRTIRLWDVNTSECIHILKGHQEWIWALAFSPGGATLASCSSDGTIKLWDVKTGSCIATLTGHDTWVMSVDFSPEGNILVSGDGNAVIKLWDVETQECIQTLRAERLYEGMNIYGVRGLTEAQKSTLFALGAVEQR
- a CDS encoding cupin domain-containing protein, whose product is MTDEQHSLLKAADINSMDAFEFHHPLNPNSEIYLRFLGRAVGLKRIGVTIARVPPGKESFIYHAHQNEEEWVYILSGRGIAEIGDRSYEVEPGDFMGFGLPQQPHHLRNPFNEDLIYLIGGEAGRLDVGVFPRLGKRVIRDSESAYIFDESALQLFWSSKQSAED
- a CDS encoding dual specificity protein phosphatase family protein; this encodes MYKFAAAWENEPIVFGAAKPGYSSTEVHDWIEFMKRSGIKRVCCLLSEQQLARYSDLLGRYQQEFGSNHVCWTPIEDFHLCDRETLTQKILPFLAAADKQGEKVVVHCSGGIGRTGHVLAAWLVSGRGLSNKAAIAAVRRTGRNPYEAAIASVMRGRNPFQVVGELHALLNECRLTARDWV
- the rsgA gene encoding ribosome small subunit-dependent GTPase A, which encodes MNLDFLGWSDFFTHSFAPYSQQGFSVGRVAIEYRKTYIVYSEQGELTAEVTGKLRHQATQPQDFPAVGDWAIVQARESEGRATIHGILPRKSKFSRKTVGSKTEEQIVAANIDTVFLVCGLDGDFSPRRIERYLILAWESGANPVIVLNKADLCNSLEESVSEVEAVALGVPILVLSATNHQGLDALQSYLQPGQTVALLGSSGVGKSTITNQLKGASVQAVQPVRRGDDQGRHTTTNRELILLPTGGLIIDTPGMREIQIWAGDESLQGTFADIESLAAECRFRNCQHNHEPGCAVQQALLEGELDFSRFLSYQKLQKELNYLVRKQDKRAQLAEKERWKKINKAMRNHHKY